In Thermus aquaticus, the sequence GCCGGCTCCACCACGGTGACGTTCACCGCCTGGGGGCCCTTGCCGTTCTTGCCCGGCTCCACCTCAAAGGTGACGATGTCGCCCTCGTTCAGGGTGCGGAACCCCTTGGCGTTGATGGCGCTGAAGTGGACGAACACGTCCGTGTCGCCCTCGCGCTCAATGAAGCCGTAGCCCTTCTCCGCGTTGAACCACTTGACCCGACCCTTCTGCATACTGCTCCTTCTTCTTCCGAGCCCTCGCTCGTATCCGGGGATCTAGGGGTTGCTTTAGACCCATGGGGGCCACCCTAGGGCCACCCGGAATACCTCACTTTACCATAAGGGGGCTATTTGCGGAAGAACCCCTTAAGCTTCTCCCAAAACCCCTCGGGGGCCACGGACTCCCCCACCTCCTCGGCGTAGGCCCTGAGGAGCTCCCTGGCCCTCTTGGAGAGCTTCTTGGGCACGGTGAGCTCCACCTCCACCCGCAAGGCGCCCCGCCCCCCGGGGTGGGGGAGGCCCTCCCCTGGGAGCTCAAAGACCTCCCCGTGCCCGGTGCCCGGGGGGATGTCCAGGGGGATGGGGCCCTTTAGCCCCGGCACCTCCACCCGGGTGCCCAGGGCGGCCTGGGCCAGGCCCAGCCTCAGCCGGTAGATGAGGTCCGCCCCCTGGCGCTTGAGGTGGGGGTGGGGCTTGATGCGAAGGCGCACGTAGAGGTCCCCGGGACCGCCGGGACCCAGGTTGCCGTACCCCGGCACCCGGAGGAGCTGCCCCTCGTCCATGCCAGGGGGGATCCGCACCCGCACCCGCTCTTCCCGGGCCACCCGGCCCCGGCCCCGGCATATGGGGCAGGCCTCGGCCAGGAGGAAGCCCTGGCCCTTGCAATGGGGGCAGGCGGTGCGGTTCACCACCGTGCCGAAAAAGCCCCGGTGGTAGCTCTCCACCACCCCCCTTCCCCCGCAGGTGGGGCAGGCCACCCGCCTTCCCCCCTGGCCCCCGCAGGCCTGGCAGGGCACCAGGCGGCTATAGGCCACCTCCACCTCCTTTCCCTCCAGGAGGTCTTGGAGCTCCACCTCCACCACCGCCTCCAGGTCCTCCCCCCTGGGGGCCACGGGCCCGCGGCGGAAGCCGAAGACCTGGGCGAAGAGGTCAAAGAGATCTTCCTCCCGGAAGCTCTGGCCTTCCAGAAGCCCCCGGTCGTACCGGGCCCGCTTCTCGGGGTCGGAGAGGACAGCGTAGGCCTCGTTGATCTCCTTGAAGCGCTCCTCTATGGCCTTGTCCCCGGGGTGGCGGTCCGGGTGGTACTCCCGGGCCAGCCTGCGGTAGGCCTGCTTGATCTCCTCCTGGGTGGCCTCCCGGCTCACCCCCAGGATGGCGTAGTAGTCCTTCATCCACCTAGCACTTTACAAGGGACGGGCCCTTTGCTAAAGTGCCCAGTAATGAGGCTCCTGCGAGCTATCCGGTAGGGGGCCCCTTCCTTCGGGAAGGGCCCCCCCGGGTTTGCCCGCGGGGGCCTGAGTTTTTGGGAGGTTTGGCATGCTGCTTCTGACCCCCGGACCCACACCCATACCCGAACGCGTGCAGAGGGCCTTGCTCCGCCCCATGCGGGGGCATCTGGACCCCGAGGTCCTGGCGGTGAACCGGGCCATCCAGGAAAGGCTAAGGGTCCTCTTTGACCCCGGGGAAGGGGCTTTGGTGGCCGCTTTGGCGGGGTCAGGGAGCCTGGGCATGGAGGCGGGCCTGGCCAACCTGGATCGGGGACCGGTCCTGGTCTTGGTGAACGGGGCTTTTTCCCAAAGGGTGGCGGAGATGGCCCACCTCCACGGCCTGGAGCCCACGGTCCTGGAGTTCCCCCCGGGGGAGGCCGTGGACCCCGAGGCGGTGAAGAAGGCGCTTGCGCGCCGGCGCTACCGCATGGTGGCCCTGGTCCACGGGGAGACCTCCACCGGGGTCCTGAACCCCGCCCCCGCCATCGGGGCCCTGGCCAAGGAGGCCGGGGCCCTGTTTTTTCTGGACGCCGTGACCACCTTGGGGATGCTCCCCTTCTCTATGCGGGCCATGGGGGTGGACTACGCCTTCACCGGAAGCCAGAAGTGCCTCTCGGCGCCCCCGGGCCTGGCGCCCATCGCCGTGAGCCAGGAGGGGCTTCGGGCCTTCACCGGGCGGCGGGGCTGGTACCTGGACCTCGCCCGGGTGGCGGAGCACTGGGAGCGGGGCGGGTACCACCACACCACCCCTGTCCTCCTGCACTACGCCCTCCTCGAGGCCCTGGACCTGGCCCTGGAGGAGGGGATAGAGGCCAGGAAAAAGCGGGCGGAGGCGCTCTACGCCTGGCTACTGGAGGAGCTTGGCCTTAGGGGCTTTCGCCCTTACCCCAAGGAAAGCCCCCTCCCCACGGTCCTGGTGGTCCGCCCGCCCGAGGGGGTGGAGGCGGACCGGCTGGTGAGGGCCCTCTACGCCGAGGGCGTGGCCGTGGCGGGGGGCATCGGCCCCACCCGGGGGCAGGTGCTCCGGCTGGGCCTCATGGGGGAAGGGGCCAGGCGGGAGGCCTACGGGGTCTTCCTGGAGGCCTTGGACCGGGTTTTGGCCCTAGCGTAGGAAGAAGTAGGCGTAGACCAGGGCCAGGACCATGCGGTAGTAGGCGAAGGGCCGGAAGCCGAAGCGCTCCACGAAGCCCAGCATCCAGCGCACGGTGAGGAGGGCGGTGAGGAGGGCGGCCAGGAAGCCCAATAGGAGAAGCCCCCACCCCCCTTCCGGCACCTGGTGGCTGCTCTTTAGGAGATCGTAGCCCGTGGCTGCCAGCATGGTGGGGAGGGCCAGGAGGAAGCTGAACTCCGCCGCCGCCTTGCGCTTAAGGCCCAGAAGAAGCCCTCCCAGGATGGTGGCCCCGCTCCGGCTGGTGCCGGGGAAGAGGGCGGAAAGCCCCTGGAAGAAGCCGATCCAGGCCGCTCTAAAAAGGGGAAGCTCCCTGACATCGCCGTAGCGGGCCCTTTCCGCCAAGCGGTCGGCCAGGAGTAGGACCAGGCCCACAAAAAAGAGGAAGAAGACCACGATGCGGTCGTCCCCCAGGATGACCCCCTTGATGAGGGGGTAGAAGAGGAAGCCCATAAGCCCCGTGGGCACGAAGGCCACCCCGATGCGGAGCCAAAGGGCTCGGTCCGCCAGGAACCTCCTCCCGTAAAGGAGCAGGATGGCCAGGATGGCCCCCAGCTGGATGGCGATGAGGAAGGTCTTTAAGAAGGCGTCCTGTTCTATGGGCAGGCCCAGGAGGTGGAAGAGGAGGGTCAGGTGGCCGGTGGAGGAGACGGGGAGGAACTCCGTGAGCCCTTCCACCACCCCCAAGAGAAGGGCTTCCCAAGCGCTCATGGGCGCCATGCTACCATGGGCAAGGTGGAGGTGTCCGTCCTGATCCCCGCCGCCGGGCAGGGGGAGCGCCTGGGCCTGGGGCCCAAGGCCTTTTTGCGGGTGGGGGGAAGAACCCTTCTGGAGTGGGCCCTCCTGCCCTTCCAGGGGGCCAGCGAAGTCCTGGTGGCCCTGCCCCCCGGGGCCGAGCCCCCAAGGGGCCTCAGGGCCACCTTCCTGGAAGGGGGGAGAAGCCGCCAGGAGTCGGTGGCCCGCCTCCTGGAGGCGGCGAGCCTCCCTATGGTCCTGGTCCACGACGTGGCCCGCCCCTTCGTGAGCCGGAAGCTGGTGGAGCGGGTCCTCGAGGCCACCCGGAGGGAGGGGGCGGCGGTCCCCGTCCTACCCGTCCCCGACACCCTGGTCCGCCCCGAGGAGGCCCGGTACGGGGAGGTGCTCCCCCGGGAAGCGCTCCGGCTGGTCCAGACCCCCCAGGGCTTCTTCACCGCCCTCCTCCGGGAGGCCCACGCCTACGCCAGGAAGCGGGGGCTTACCGCCACCGACGACGCCCAGCTGGTGCGGGCCCTGGGCTACCCCGTGGCCCTGGTGGAGGGGGAGCGCACGGCCTTCAAGATCACCTACCAGGAGGACCTCCCCTTAGCGGAGGCGCTGGCGCGGGTATGGAACGCCTAGCCCCAGGCAAGGTCAACCTGGGCCTTTCCCTTCTGGGGAGGCGCAAGGACGGCTACCACGAGCTCCACACCCTCTTCGCTGCCCTCTCCTTTGGCGACCGGGTGGTGGTGGAGCCCATTCCTGAGGGCATCGCCTTCCAGGGACGCTACGGGCGGCGGAACCTGGCCTACCGGGCGGCGGAGGCCTACTTGGAGCGGGCGGGCTGGCCGGGGGGGGTCCAGATCGTTCTGGAGAAGGAGCTGCCCGAGGGGGCGGGCCTGGGCGGGGGGAGCTCGGACGCGGCCCAGGTCCTCCTGGCCCTGAAGGCCCTTTACCCGGCGGAGGTGGACCTCATGGCCCTGGCCCTCTCCCTGGGAGCGGACGTGCCCTTTTTCCTTATGGGGGGCGTGGCCGAGGCCAGAGGGGTGGGGGAGCGCCTGGAGCCCAAGGCCCTTCCCCAGCTGCCCGTGGTGGTCTATGGCCCGGGGCTTCGCCTGCCCACCCCCCTGGTCTACCGGGAGGTGAAGCCCCACGACTTCGCCCCCGAGCTCCCGGTAGAGGCGATCCTGAAGGCCCTGGCCCAGGGGGAGGAGCCCCCCTACTGGAACAGCCTCGAGGGCCCCGCCTTCCGCCTCCACCCTGAGCTTGGGGAAGTGAAAGCCCGGCTGAAGGCCCTGGGGCTTTACGGGGTCTTGATGTCGGGCTCGGGGAGCGCCTTCTTCGGCTTCGCCCGGGACCTGGAGCACGCTAAGGAGGTGGTGGCCCTGTTGCGGCGCACCGGCTACGCCCGCTACGGGACCATAGGAGGTGCCCATGGGGCTCCTTGAGGTTCTGGAGGACCGCTACGCCGAGGCCCTGGAGGCCTTGAAGTCGCTCCCCATCCGCTGGGACCGGGAGCGCTTCGCCTTCTGGCTCCGCCAGGACTACCCCTTCGTGGAGGCCCTCTACCGCTACCAGGCGGGGCTGCTTCTGGAGGCCCCCCAGGCCCACCGCGCTCCCTTGGTCCAGGCCCTCATGGCCACGGTGGAGGAGCTGGACTGGCTCCTCGCCCAGGGGGCGGACCCCGGCGCCCAGGTCCACCCGGTGCGCCGGGAGTACATAGGCCTTTTAGAGGAGATGGGGGGCCTCGCCTACCCTTACCGCTTGGTCTTCTTCTACTTCCTGAACCGGCTTTTCCTGGAGGCCTGGAACGCCCACGTGGAGGGGGAAGGCCCCTGGCAGGAGCTGGCCCAGCACTGGTCGGCCCCCGAGTTCCAGGCCCTCCTCTTTGACCTGGAGGTCATGGCCCGGGGGGCCCTCGAGGGGCTGGACCAGGAGGTGGTGGCCCACTACCTGAGGCGCATCCTGGAGATGGAGCGGAAGACCTGGAGCCTCCTCCTCTGATACCACCCCACGCTGGGAACCCCGGCAAAAGGCTTCTGGGGACCTTACCAGGGCGGGTGGGCCGAAAGAAAGGGGAAACAAGAGCAAGGGCATGAGTACCTAGAGGCTGTCGTAAAAGTCCTCCAGGGGCAGTTACGCGGCCCTGGCTAGCCGCTTCACCAACAATCGTAGCATGCCCAGATAGACCCAGGCCTCGCTTACCCGAGGGTTCTCCTCATAGTCCTTGGCAAGACGCCGGTTCCGCCCCAGCCAGGCAAAGGTCCTTTCCACCACTCACCTCTTAGGTAAAGGCTTGAACCCACGCTCCCGCGGAATCTCCGGCACCTCCGCCCCCTCCCGCACCCAGACCCCCCGNNNNNNNNNNNNNNNNNNNNNNNNNNNNNNNNNNNNNNNNNNNNNNNNNNNNNNNNNNNNNNNNNNNNNNNNNNNNNNNNNNNNNNNNNNNNNNNNNNNNNNNNNNNNNNNNNNNNNNNNNNNNNNNNNNNNNNNNNNNNNNNNNNNNNNNNNNNNNNNNNNNNNNNNNNNNNNNNNNNNNNNNNNNNNNNNNNNNNNNNNNNNNNNNNNNNNNNNNNNNNNNNNNNNNNNNNNNNNNNNNNNNNNNNNNNNNNNNNNNNNNNNNNNNNNNNNNNNNNNNNNNNNNNNNNNNNNNNNNNNNNNNNNNNNNNNNNNNNNNNNNNNNNNNNNNNNNNNNNNNNNNNNNNNNNNNNNNNNNNNNNNNNNNNNNNNNNNNNNNNNNNNNNNNNNNNNNNNNNNNNNNNNNNNNNNNNNNNNNNNNNNNNNNNNNNNNNNNNNNNNNNNNNNNNATGCCGTTCTTCAGGACGTAAAGGATGACGTTCATGATCTCTCTTCTGGACACCTTGGCAGGCCGGCCGCCGGGCTTGGGGGCGGGGATGAGGGGCTCCAGGAGGCCCCACTCCTCGTCGGTTAGGTCGCTGGGGTAACATCGTCTAAGAGGCACCCTTCAAGGATACCACCCTTTTACGACAGCCTCCTAGGTGCCCGCGCTTTGGTTTCGCAACATGGGGTGCCCAAGCCGGGGCTTTGGAAGGGCTTTTCTGGGGCCCAGCGGCGGGGGCTTTAGTTCAGCTCCTCCCCCCAGGCCTCCTCAAAGAGGCGCTTGGCCTCCTGCACCGTGATCTCCAGGGTCTGGGACACCTCCTCCGCCAGGAGGCAGATGGCCCGCCTCAGGGCCTGGCGGTCCAGGTCCGGCAGGCCCCGCTCCAGCTCCCAGGCCCTCAGCTGGCCCGCCATCTGGGCGATGCGGTAAGGGTTTCCGTCCGCCAGGATCTCGCTAGTCTTGCGGTGCCGGGCGGCCCACTGCTTGGGAAGGGGCATGCGGCCGTTTTTAAGGAGGTCCAGAATCACCGGGACCTCCTCGGGGGAGAGGGCCTTGCGCATGCCTACGCTCTGGGGGGCCTCCACGGGCACGTAGGCCTTGGAGCGGGAGCCGGGGAAGTCCACCTGGTAGTAGGCCCGGCTCACGCCGCTTATGCTCCTCTGGGCTATGCCCGCCACCACGCCGACCCCATAAGGGGGCAAGACCACCTTGTCGCCGGGACGGAACTCTTTCACGGCGCCACTCCTTTCCGGAGCACCAAAAGGAGGTGCTCCAAATACGCCTCCACCTCCAGCTGGGGGTTGCACCCCAAGGCGGCCATCACCGCGGCCGTGGCCTTGGGCGAAAGCTCGGGGCGCACCGCCCCCTCCTCCTGGCCGCTTTTCACCAGCTCCTCCAGAAGGTCCAGGTAGTGCTGGTGAAGCCCCTTGAGCCAAGGGGTGGGGTCCGCCATGGCCTCCCGGGCCACGGCCGCCCAGAGCCCCCTCCACTCCGCGATCCAGGCCAGGCGCTTTTGCAGAAGGCGCTCCAGCCGCACAAAAAAAGGCGCCCGCAGGCGCACGATCTCCTCCACCTCCCGGTAGAAGGCCCAGGTTCGCTCCTCCACCAGGGTTTTCAGGAGGTCCTTCTTGTCGCGGAAGTAGAGGTAGATGGTTCCCTTCCCCACCTCGGCCTTGCGGGCCACGTCCTCCATCTTCAGGCCGGAAAGGCCCTTTTCCCGGAGAACTTCCAGAGTGGCCTGAAGGATGGCCTCGCGTTTGCCCTTGGGCAAGGCCCCCGGAAGGGACACCATCGCGGCCACGCCCCCAAGTTTACCACAGCGCCCTTTTCCTTTCATGAGGAAGCGGCTACCCTAAAGGTAAGGAGGAGGTATGCGGCAGGGCTTCTTCGCCTTCCTCACCGCCGATCCTTTACGGGGGTCCTTGCGGGCCGTGGAGGCTAGGCTCCTGGAGGAGGCCCGGGGGGAGGCTCTTTTCCTGGTGCCCTACCCCTTGCGGGATCTGGCGGAGGCCTGGCGGCTGGCCTGGGGGAGCCTGGGCCTCAAGCGGGGCCGGGTCCTGTACCTTAGGCGGCGGGAAGAGGCCTTTGACCAGGACGTGGCCCGGGAGGTGGCGGAAAGCCCCCTGGTCCTCCTGGCCGCCGAGGGCCTGCCGGAGTTCTTGGACCTCATCCGGGGGAGTCTGGTCCTGGAGGCCCTCCTCTGGGTGCACCGCCAGGGGGGTGGGGTGGTGGCCCTGGGTGAGGCCGGGGGCCTTCTGGGGGAAGCCGCCTTCTACCCCCTCGAGGGCCAGGTGCGGGCCGCCTTGGGCCTTTCCCTCCTCCGGGGCCTGGCCCTTCTGCCCCGGGTGGAGGAGCGGGGGCGGTTTCTGGCCCTTTCCCAGCTGGTGGCCGACAACCCCGACCTGGTGGGCCTGGGGCTTCTGGAAAACACCGCCTTGCGCCTCCTTAAGGGCCTGGGGGAGGTCTGGGCGGGCGGGGTGACCCTGGTGGACGCCGGCGGGGCCGAGTTCACGGGCCGGGGGGTCCGGGGGCTTCGGGTGGACGTCCTCTCGGCGGGGGAGCGCTTTCCCCTGCCCGTCCTGTAGCATGGGAGCATGCCCTCGGGGCGGACGCACGAGGCCATCAACCTGACCCTTTTGGGTCTGGGCGGGGCCCTTTACCTGGCCCAGGGGGGCTCGCCGGAAGAGCCCAGGGCCCTGGCCTTCCTCCTGGGCTACCTGGCGGGCACCTTTCTCCTCTCCCCGGACCTGGACCTGGCGGAAAAGGGGGTGCGGGCCCAGGGGCGCTGGGGGGTCCTGGGGGCCCTCTGGCGGCCTTACGGCTGGCTCTTCCGCCACCGGGGCCTCTCCCACACCTGGATTCTCGGCCCCCTGACCCGTCTGGGCTACCTTCTCCTTCTCCTCTTCCTCCTCTATGGCCTCCTGAAGGGGGTGGCCGCCTTTATGGGGGCCTCGCTTGCCCTGGCCCTTCCTCCTCTGCCCAAGGAGGTGCTCCTTTTTGGCCTGCTGGGCTACTACCTCTCCCAGTGGCTCCACCTGGTGGCGGACGGCATCTGGCCCGACCACGACCTGAGGCGGCTCAAGCGGCCAAGGTAAGGCGGTTTACACACCCCCGCCTCCCGGGGTGCAGAATGGCCTTATGAGGAAAATCTGGCCTTTGGCTCTACTCTTTCTCTTGGGCCTGGCCCAGGCGGTGGGCCTAGGGGAGCGCATCCCCGACTTCGCCCTTCTGGACCCGGCGGGGAAGCCTATCACCCGGGACACCATGAAAAAGCCCGCCGTCATCGTCTTCTGGGCCAGCTGGTGCCCGGTGTGCAAGGCCGAGTTTCCCGGGCTCCACAAAGTGGCCGAGGAGACCAAGGTGCCCTTTTACGTCATCAGCCGCGAGCCCAAGGACACCAAGGAGCTGGTCCTCACCTACATGAAGGCCTACCCTCGCTTCATCCCCCTTCTGGCCTCGGCCAAGGATAAGCCCCACGAGGTGGCGGCCCGCTTTAAGGTGCCGGGCCAGCCCTGGACCTTTGTGGTGGACCAGGGGGCCAGGGTGGTGGCCTTCTTCGCCGGGCGGGCGGGGCGGGAGGCCCTTTTAGACGCCCTCCTGTTGGCCGGGGTGGAGCTCCCATAGCTCCGCCTGCCGGGCTTCCCCCTGGGGGGTGAGGCGGAGGAGGAAGTCCGCTTCCAGGTCCTCGGGCCTGCCCCACTCCACCAGGGTGAGGCGGGCTTCTTCCTGGGCGGCCAGGAGGTGGGGCAGGAGGGCCTTGGGGTCTTTCAGGCGGTAGAGGTCGGCGTGGACCAGGGGGCCCTCCGGGGTGGGGTAGGTGTGGATGAGGGTGTAGGTGGGGCTGGTGACCCGGCCCGGGAAGCCCAAGGCCTCGGCCAGGAAGCGGACGAAGGTGGTCTTGCCTGCCCCCAGGGGGCCTTCCAGGGCCACCACCGCCCCCCGGGGCAGGAGGGGGAGGACCTCCCGGGCCAGGGCCCGGGTGTCCTCGAGGGCCTTTAGGGTGCGCTCAAGGAGAAGCCGCATAAAGGAAAAAGGCCCCGCAGGGCCTTCTGGTGCCGGGAGCGGGACTTGAACCCGCACGCCCTTGCGGGCACCACCCCCTCAAGATGGCGTGTCTACCAGTTCCACCATCCCGGCAGGGCGCGCCTTAGGCGCAAGCTTCAGTTTAGCAAAAGCCCTCCCCTTGTCAAGGTGCGCCTTCGGGACATTTGTCCCTTGGACTTTGCGCTATGGTACCCGTGAAAAGCACGCGCTAAGGGGTAGGCATGGAGAGCGCCCTTCCGCTTATGGATCTCCCCGGGCCCTTGATGGAACTCGTAGGACCTCTCCCGTAGCCTTAGCCCTTAAGACCGGAGGTGGTATGCGGCGACGAAACCGCTGGGTCAAGACCCTCTTCTGGGGCACAGTGCTGGGGATCTTCGCCCTTTTGCTGGTGGTCTTCTCCGGGGTGGCGGTGGGGGCCTTTGAGCAAAGGACCTTACCTGTGGACCAGCCCGTCCCCTTCAGCCACGCCTTTCACGCCGGTGGGCTTGGCCTTTCCTGCCGCTACTGCCACCCTTCCGTGGAGAGGGCGGCCTACGCGGGGCTTCCCCCCACCGAGACCTGCATGACCTGCCACACCTTTATCAAGGCCGACAGCCCCAACCTGGCCCTGGTGCGCAAGAGCTGGGAGACCGGGGAGCCCATCCGCTGGAACCGGGTCATCAACCTCCCCGACTTCGTCTACTTCCACCACGGGGCCCACGTGGCCAAGGGGGTGGGGTGCGCCGAGTGCCACGGCCGGGTGGACCAGATGACCGTGGTCTACCAGCCCCAGGCCTTCACCATGAAGTTCTGCCTCTCCTGCCACCGCAACCCCGAGGCCCACCTGAGGCCCAGGGAGCAGGTCTTCAACATGGCCTATGAGCCTGACCCTGAGCTCGGCAAGAAGCTCAAGGAGGCCTACGCCATCCGCTCGGCCGAGGCCCTGACCAGCTGCAACACCTGCCACCGCTAGGAGGAGCGATGCCCGAGCGCGGATACGGAGAATCTCTGGAAAAGGAGCTCTTCCGGGAGGAGTTCCCCTTCGGCCCCGTGAGCCGGAGGGGGTTTTTGGCCCTGGGGCTCCTCACCCTGGCCGCCTGCACCCCGGTGGTGCGGCGCCAGGGGGTACCCTACGTGCGCCAGCCCGAGTGGGTGGTGGAGGGGGGGAGGGCGGAGTTCGTCACCGCCGTGCCCCACGCCGGCTTGGCCGAGCCGGTTTTGGTGCGCCACTACCAGGAAAGGCCCCTCTTCCTGGCCCCCCTCGAGGCCGCCATGAGCCCCTACCCCCTGGCAGGCCTCTACGCCCTCTACGACCCGGATCGCAAGGGGAAGGCCCCGGACTGGGAGGGCTTCTTGGCCGCCTGGCGCAAGGCCCTGGGGGAAGGGGAGACCCTCCTGGTCCTTCCCCGCCTAGCCTCGCCCCGCCTCGAGGGCCTTCTGGAAAGGGCCCAGGCCCGCTACCCCAACCTGAAGGTGGCCCGGTTTGAGGCCTGGAGCCTGGAAAACGTCTACCGGGGGGCGGAGATCCTCTTCGGCCAGAGGGCCTGGCCCGTCTACGCCCCGGAGAAGGCCGAGGTGGTCCTCCTCCTGGACGTGGACCTCCACGAGCACCCGGCGGGCTACCTCTGGTGGGCCGCCTTAAGTGGGAGGCGCATCCCTCCCATGAACCGCATCTACGCCGTGGAAAGCGGGGCGGGCCTTTTGGGGGCCATGGCCGACCACCGCCTGGCCCTGAAGCCCAGCGCCCTAGAGGCCTTCCTCCTGGACCTGGCCAAGGCCCTGGGCGTCCTCCCAGGAAGCCCCACCTCCTCCTATGGGGGCTTCCTCCCCGCCCTGGTGGAGGACCTCCTGCGGGGCGGCCTCCTCCTCCCTGGGGTCCACCTCACCCCCGCCGCCCAGGCCCTGGCCATGGCGGTGAACGCCAGGCTGGGGGCCCCGGTGCGCTACGTGCCTCCCCTGGAGAAGGAGGCGGCCACGCCCGGGGCCTTCCTGGAGGCGGAAAGGGCCGAGCGCCTGGTGTGGGCGGCCGAGGGGCCCCTGCCGGACCTGAAGGGCAAGGGCTTCGCCGCCTACCTGGGCCTCTACCCCAAGGAGGCGCCCTTCAGCCTCCCCCTGGCCCACCCCCTCGAGGCGGGCGGGCAGTACCGGGACGCCCTAGGCCGCCTCTGGCCCGCCCAGGCCCTGGTCAAGCCCCTCTACGGGGGCAGGAGCCTGGAGGAGGTTCTGGCGGGACTTCTCGGGGAGGACCTCCCCGCCCTCACCCCCGAGGAGAAGCGGGCCCTGGCCGAGGGGCGCCCCCTGGAGGAGGCGAGGCCTCTGGCCCTCGCCCCCAAACCCGGCCTGGAAGGCCGCCTCCCCCCCTTGAGGCAGGAGGCCCCCCTGGAGCTCACCCTCCGTCCCGACGCCAGCC encodes:
- a CDS encoding cold-shock protein, which encodes MQKGRVKWFNAEKGYGFIEREGDTDVFVHFSAINAKGFRTLNEGDIVTFEVEPGKNGKGPQAVNVTVVEPARK
- a CDS encoding DnaJ C-terminal domain-containing protein, which produces MKDYYAILGVSREATQEEIKQAYRRLAREYHPDRHPGDKAIEERFKEINEAYAVLSDPEKRARYDRGLLEGQSFREEDLFDLFAQVFGFRRGPVAPRGEDLEAVVEVELQDLLEGKEVEVAYSRLVPCQACGGQGGRRVACPTCGGRGVVESYHRGFFGTVVNRTACPHCKGQGFLLAEACPICRGRGRVAREERVRVRIPPGMDEGQLLRVPGYGNLGPGGPGDLYVRLRIKPHPHLKRQGADLIYRLRLGLAQAALGTRVEVPGLKGPIPLDIPPGTGHGEVFELPGEGLPHPGGRGALRVEVELTVPKKLSKRARELLRAYAEEVGESVAPEGFWEKLKGFFRK
- a CDS encoding aminotransferase class V-fold PLP-dependent enzyme — protein: MLLLTPGPTPIPERVQRALLRPMRGHLDPEVLAVNRAIQERLRVLFDPGEGALVAALAGSGSLGMEAGLANLDRGPVLVLVNGAFSQRVAEMAHLHGLEPTVLEFPPGEAVDPEAVKKALARRRYRMVALVHGETSTGVLNPAPAIGALAKEAGALFFLDAVTTLGMLPFSMRAMGVDYAFTGSQKCLSAPPGLAPIAVSQEGLRAFTGRRGWYLDLARVAEHWERGGYHHTTPVLLHYALLEALDLALEEGIEARKKRAEALYAWLLEELGLRGFRPYPKESPLPTVLVVRPPEGVEADRLVRALYAEGVAVAGGIGPTRGQVLRLGLMGEGARREAYGVFLEALDRVLALA
- a CDS encoding undecaprenyl-diphosphate phosphatase, which translates into the protein MAPMSAWEALLLGVVEGLTEFLPVSSTGHLTLLFHLLGLPIEQDAFLKTFLIAIQLGAILAILLLYGRRFLADRALWLRIGVAFVPTGLMGFLFYPLIKGVILGDDRIVVFFLFFVGLVLLLADRLAERARYGDVRELPLFRAAWIGFFQGLSALFPGTSRSGATILGGLLLGLKRKAAAEFSFLLALPTMLAATGYDLLKSSHQVPEGGWGLLLLGFLAALLTALLTVRWMLGFVERFGFRPFAYYRMVLALVYAYFFLR
- the ispD gene encoding 2-C-methyl-D-erythritol 4-phosphate cytidylyltransferase; amino-acid sequence: MGKVEVSVLIPAAGQGERLGLGPKAFLRVGGRTLLEWALLPFQGASEVLVALPPGAEPPRGLRATFLEGGRSRQESVARLLEAASLPMVLVHDVARPFVSRKLVERVLEATRREGAAVPVLPVPDTLVRPEEARYGEVLPREALRLVQTPQGFFTALLREAHAYARKRGLTATDDAQLVRALGYPVALVEGERTAFKITYQEDLPLAEALARVWNA
- the ispE gene encoding 4-(cytidine 5'-diphospho)-2-C-methyl-D-erythritol kinase, which produces MERLAPGKVNLGLSLLGRRKDGYHELHTLFAALSFGDRVVVEPIPEGIAFQGRYGRRNLAYRAAEAYLERAGWPGGVQIVLEKELPEGAGLGGGSSDAAQVLLALKALYPAEVDLMALALSLGADVPFFLMGGVAEARGVGERLEPKALPQLPVVVYGPGLRLPTPLVYREVKPHDFAPELPVEAILKALAQGEEPPYWNSLEGPAFRLHPELGEVKARLKALGLYGVLMSGSGSAFFGFARDLEHAKEVVALLRRTGYARYGTIGGAHGAP
- a CDS encoding transposase encodes the protein MERTFAWLGRNRRLAKDYEENPRVSEAWVYLGMLRLLVKRLARAA
- a CDS encoding transposase encodes the protein MPLRRCYPSDLTDEEWGLLEPLIPAPKPGGRPAKVSRREIMNVILYVLKNG
- a CDS encoding CarD family transcriptional regulator — encoded protein: MKEFRPGDKVVLPPYGVGVVAGIAQRSISGVSRAYYQVDFPGSRSKAYVPVEAPQSVGMRKALSPEEVPVILDLLKNGRMPLPKQWAARHRKTSEILADGNPYRIAQMAGQLRAWELERGLPDLDRQALRRAICLLAEEVSQTLEITVQEAKRLFEEAWGEELN
- a CDS encoding TetR/AcrR family transcriptional regulator, encoding MVSLPGALPKGKREAILQATLEVLREKGLSGLKMEDVARKAEVGKGTIYLYFRDKKDLLKTLVEERTWAFYREVEEIVRLRAPFFVRLERLLQKRLAWIAEWRGLWAAVAREAMADPTPWLKGLHQHYLDLLEELVKSGQEEGAVRPELSPKATAAVMAALGCNPQLEVEAYLEHLLLVLRKGVAP
- a CDS encoding metal-binding protein, which encodes MPSGRTHEAINLTLLGLGGALYLAQGGSPEEPRALAFLLGYLAGTFLLSPDLDLAEKGVRAQGRWGVLGALWRPYGWLFRHRGLSHTWILGPLTRLGYLLLLLFLLYGLLKGVAAFMGASLALALPPLPKEVLLFGLLGYYLSQWLHLVADGIWPDHDLRRLKRPR
- a CDS encoding TlpA family protein disulfide reductase gives rise to the protein MRKIWPLALLFLLGLAQAVGLGERIPDFALLDPAGKPITRDTMKKPAVIVFWASWCPVCKAEFPGLHKVAEETKVPFYVISREPKDTKELVLTYMKAYPRFIPLLASAKDKPHEVAARFKVPGQPWTFVVDQGARVVAFFAGRAGREALLDALLLAGVELP
- the tsaE gene encoding tRNA (adenosine(37)-N6)-threonylcarbamoyltransferase complex ATPase subunit type 1 TsaE is translated as MRLLLERTLKALEDTRALAREVLPLLPRGAVVALEGPLGAGKTTFVRFLAEALGFPGRVTSPTYTLIHTYPTPEGPLVHADLYRLKDPKALLPHLLAAQEEARLTLVEWGRPEDLEADFLLRLTPQGEARQAELWELHPGQQEGV
- a CDS encoding cytochrome c3 family protein produces the protein MRRRNRWVKTLFWGTVLGIFALLLVVFSGVAVGAFEQRTLPVDQPVPFSHAFHAGGLGLSCRYCHPSVERAAYAGLPPTETCMTCHTFIKADSPNLALVRKSWETGEPIRWNRVINLPDFVYFHHGAHVAKGVGCAECHGRVDQMTVVYQPQAFTMKFCLSCHRNPEAHLRPREQVFNMAYEPDPELGKKLKEAYAIRSAEALTSCNTCHR